Proteins encoded within one genomic window of Dyadobacter chenhuakuii:
- the chrA gene encoding chromate efflux transporter, translating to MAHPPIRRFRYIIYLTDILLLSVTAFGGPQVHLMMMIERLVRKRRYITEEELLELQALCSVLPGPSSTQTVTAIGLKIGGQPLAYLTLIVWSLPAMILMTLAAIGIHYLERNSISLQFTKFVGPMAVAFLMYGASSIAKKVIHNTQGWSFLVIATILAYMYPSPYMTPVLIVSGGVAASLNFKKHEKMERGPIRILWRPIIFWISVLIAAAIVGKVTNSLPVRLFENFYRNGSLVFGGGQVLVPILYNEFVEFKHYLTDQEFLAGMALTQVVPGPVFSIATFVGSISLQSAGITGQIVGGFVATAGIFLPGTFFIFFAYPFWDQLKRYRGIRASLEGIHAASCGLTIAAAISLFQPMMSSTQPMLTVIATILVLTFSKVPSYIIIVAGLVLGLVF from the coding sequence TTGGCCCACCCTCCTATCCGCCGCTTTCGCTACATCATTTACCTGACGGACATCCTCTTGCTGTCCGTGACGGCATTTGGAGGCCCGCAGGTGCATTTGATGATGATGATTGAGCGGCTGGTGCGGAAAAGAAGATACATTACCGAAGAGGAACTGCTTGAATTACAGGCATTATGCTCGGTTTTACCAGGCCCCAGCTCCACGCAGACTGTTACGGCCATCGGACTGAAAATCGGTGGACAACCACTTGCTTATCTGACACTTATCGTCTGGTCGCTGCCAGCTATGATCCTGATGACACTGGCGGCAATCGGCATACATTATCTGGAACGCAACTCGATTTCTCTGCAATTCACGAAGTTCGTGGGGCCGATGGCGGTAGCTTTTTTAATGTATGGCGCGTCGTCCATTGCCAAAAAAGTCATTCATAATACACAAGGCTGGTCGTTTCTGGTAATTGCCACGATTCTGGCCTACATGTATCCGTCCCCATACATGACGCCCGTGCTCATTGTCAGCGGCGGCGTTGCGGCGTCCCTCAATTTCAAGAAACACGAAAAAATGGAGCGCGGCCCGATCCGCATTCTTTGGCGGCCCATTATTTTTTGGATCTCGGTCCTGATCGCGGCTGCGATTGTGGGTAAGGTCACGAATTCTCTTCCTGTGCGGCTTTTTGAAAATTTTTACCGGAACGGCAGCCTGGTTTTCGGCGGCGGGCAAGTGCTTGTCCCGATCCTATATAACGAGTTTGTAGAATTCAAGCATTATCTCACCGATCAGGAATTTCTGGCCGGAATGGCGCTTACCCAGGTCGTGCCGGGACCTGTTTTTTCCATTGCCACATTTGTCGGAAGCATTTCGCTGCAATCAGCAGGCATTACCGGACAGATTGTTGGCGGTTTCGTTGCAACAGCCGGGATTTTCCTTCCAGGCACATTCTTCATCTTTTTCGCCTACCCATTCTGGGACCAGCTCAAACGTTACCGCGGCATCCGGGCCTCGCTCGAAGGCATCCACGCCGCCAGTTGCGGCCTCACCATCGCAGCCGCCATCTCCCTTTTCCAACCCATGATGAGCAGCACTCAACCAATGCTAACCGTCATCGCCACAATTTTAGTCCTGACTTTTTCAAAGGTGCCGTCATATATAATTATCGTCGCAGGGCTGGTGTTGGGGTTGGTGTTTTAA
- a CDS encoding sugar phosphate isomerase/epimerase family protein produces the protein MNKLLKTCLFAAAAFTSQTDLLAQGNVYTNPIGLQAYTFRGSWDKGIEATLDTIKSLGVTEMEGGPIKGMTNEELRKQLDKRGIKMVSIGADYNKLAESSAQTIADAKALGAKYVMVAWIPHKGKFDLETAKKAVADFNKAGKELKEAGIELTYHNHGYEFEPHEDGTLFDYLVKNTNPEYVNFEMDVLWTAFPGQDPAKLLMKYPTRWKLMHLKDLKKGVVGNLSGGTPTTNDVALGTGSIDIPATLKAAKKVGIKHYFIEDESPSYLKQIPQTIAYIKGIKE, from the coding sequence ATGAACAAACTACTGAAAACCTGCCTCTTCGCAGCCGCAGCCTTTACAAGCCAGACCGATCTGTTGGCGCAGGGCAATGTCTACACGAACCCAATCGGCTTGCAAGCTTATACATTCCGGGGGAGCTGGGATAAGGGGATTGAGGCTACTTTGGATACGATCAAGTCTTTGGGCGTGACGGAAATGGAAGGCGGACCGATAAAAGGCATGACGAACGAAGAACTGCGTAAGCAGCTTGATAAGCGCGGCATTAAAATGGTTTCCATCGGCGCCGATTATAACAAACTGGCCGAAAGCAGCGCGCAGACCATTGCCGATGCAAAAGCACTGGGCGCAAAATACGTGATGGTCGCCTGGATTCCTCACAAAGGCAAATTCGACCTCGAAACAGCGAAAAAAGCAGTTGCTGATTTCAACAAGGCCGGGAAAGAACTGAAAGAAGCAGGCATCGAGCTTACTTATCACAACCATGGCTATGAATTCGAGCCTCACGAGGACGGAACATTGTTTGACTATCTTGTCAAAAACACAAATCCTGAATACGTAAACTTCGAAATGGACGTGCTATGGACTGCATTTCCGGGACAAGACCCAGCGAAATTGCTCATGAAATATCCAACCCGCTGGAAGCTGATGCACTTGAAAGACCTGAAAAAAGGCGTAGTAGGCAACCTCTCCGGCGGAACGCCAACAACCAACGACGTGGCATTAGGAACAGGCTCCATCGACATTCCAGCCACACTGAAAGCAGCGAAGAAAGTTGGGATCAAGCACTATTTCATCGAGGATGAGAGCCCTTCATATCTGAAGCAAATCCCTCAGACCATTGCTTATATTAAGGGGATTAAAGAGTAA
- a CDS encoding RagB/SusD family nutrient uptake outer membrane protein, producing the protein MITRKIYITILCFACALLSACKEDFLDRKPDDQLDAEQVFTRYNKTNQLITDLYDNAKGSNSPLVFFSHFSTAPVTDEAEGSTAEGSLTNKFNNGDWNASVMPAGSSRGQYWWDLYGRIRKANVILEGVRKYKTPDNPLQAGDLNKRLGETYFLRAYFHYLAARMYGEVVYVNRTIGTTDPKDFKQESFHSIAAKIYQDCDSAMALVPPSWGGADFGRVDQGACLGLKAIVAWMAATPMWNGGTFPNDTRAFAAEYAYKPERWNVAKAAAKAVIDFKVEGRQRYSLYQGHDATDFRDDAGVNNNNSKVPARLWDLYHNMEAFQNEAVFFVTRDKDNNWQGDIYPPSWGGSSRQMPVQEQVDEYEYIAPDGFGYPVYATRAKKDGYDDGNPYESVKRDPRFYRDIVYHGSTFKGKVINTASGADKVGATNSTTTGYFLRKILRESWNRDKSFSISGPPVWRLPEFIYIYAEAVNETAGPNAEIYDLLNSVRKRSFMAPIPAEAKASKALMDEYIKRERRVELFYENNRIWSTRLYLEPSAPKEIAKEQAWQSAGSTNDQRSQKAWPYPKTQRMINGMKPIEDPAGKILVDGKKYRMQRYFIESRVFVAPRHYLFPIMQDELQKTPTLKQNPGW; encoded by the coding sequence ATGATAACTAGAAAAATATATATCACCATCCTTTGCTTCGCCTGCGCACTGCTTTCGGCTTGCAAGGAAGATTTTCTGGACAGAAAGCCGGATGACCAGCTGGATGCCGAGCAGGTTTTTACCCGATATAACAAAACAAACCAGCTCATTACCGATCTCTACGACAATGCAAAAGGCTCCAACAGCCCGCTCGTATTTTTCTCCCACTTTTCCACCGCGCCTGTTACCGACGAGGCAGAAGGTTCCACAGCAGAAGGAAGCCTTACCAACAAATTCAACAATGGCGACTGGAATGCCAGCGTCATGCCTGCCGGGAGCAGCCGGGGGCAATATTGGTGGGATTTATACGGACGGATCCGCAAGGCAAATGTGATCCTGGAAGGCGTCCGGAAATACAAAACGCCTGATAACCCATTGCAAGCGGGAGATCTGAATAAGCGGTTGGGTGAAACGTATTTTCTGCGTGCTTACTTCCACTATCTGGCCGCCCGCATGTATGGAGAGGTGGTTTATGTGAACCGCACCATAGGCACCACGGATCCAAAGGACTTTAAACAGGAATCTTTTCACTCCATTGCAGCAAAAATTTATCAGGATTGCGATTCTGCGATGGCGCTGGTGCCTCCCAGCTGGGGCGGGGCCGACTTTGGAAGAGTGGATCAGGGTGCTTGCCTGGGTTTAAAGGCCATTGTGGCCTGGATGGCAGCAACCCCCATGTGGAATGGCGGCACTTTCCCGAATGATACGCGTGCGTTTGCTGCTGAATATGCGTATAAGCCCGAGCGCTGGAACGTAGCAAAAGCTGCGGCCAAGGCGGTTATTGATTTCAAAGTAGAGGGTCGTCAGCGTTACTCGCTCTATCAGGGCCACGACGCAACGGATTTTCGGGACGATGCCGGAGTGAACAATAATAATTCCAAGGTCCCAGCCCGGCTTTGGGATTTGTATCACAACATGGAAGCATTCCAGAACGAAGCGGTTTTCTTTGTGACACGTGATAAAGATAACAACTGGCAGGGTGACATTTATCCGCCGAGCTGGGGCGGGAGCTCGCGCCAGATGCCCGTTCAGGAGCAGGTGGATGAGTACGAATACATTGCCCCCGATGGATTTGGCTATCCGGTTTACGCTACACGTGCAAAAAAAGACGGCTATGACGATGGTAACCCCTACGAAAGCGTAAAACGTGACCCAAGATTTTACAGGGACATTGTTTACCACGGCTCAACATTCAAAGGAAAAGTGATCAACACCGCTTCCGGCGCCGACAAAGTGGGCGCAACCAACTCAACGACAACGGGTTATTTCCTGAGAAAAATCTTGCGGGAATCCTGGAACCGGGATAAGAGTTTCTCCATCAGCGGCCCGCCTGTATGGCGCTTGCCCGAATTTATCTACATCTATGCCGAGGCCGTAAACGAAACCGCCGGGCCCAATGCAGAGATTTATGATCTGCTGAATAGCGTCCGCAAAAGATCATTCATGGCGCCTATTCCCGCCGAAGCAAAAGCAAGCAAAGCGCTGATGGACGAGTATATCAAACGGGAAAGAAGGGTCGAATTGTTCTATGAAAATAACCGAATATGGTCTACACGCCTTTATCTGGAACCGAGCGCACCCAAGGAGATCGCCAAAGAACAAGCGTGGCAAAGTGCCGGAAGCACAAACGACCAGCGCTCGCAAAAAGCCTGGCCTTACCCCAAGACGCAGCGAATGATCAATGGCATGAAGCCGATAGAAGATCCGGCGGGAAAGATTCTAGTCGACGGCAAAAAATACAGAATGCAACGCTATTTCATAGAGAGCCGCGTCTTCGTAGCACCAAGGCACTATCTGTTCCCAATTATGCAAGACGAGCTGCAAAAAACGCCAACATTAAAGCAAAACCCGGGTTGGTAA
- a CDS encoding FecR family protein produces MKRRLRKHEDLHESESAGLTEDEQKILANTKILMHSLREEALPVAEKEALRMRVQETIAQKSERPVRSIWLAVAASLALLMVVGAGFLLMQKNKGSAMEEVASKIQADTEETRLQLADKRIIHLSEQNSDLIYEQNGSRIQIDSSSVVEQQVAESEEEFNTLTVPYGKRSTITLIDGTKIWLNSGSRLVYPAQFDGDTREVYLEGQAYFSVSHAAERPFYVHTKNIKVQVLGTEFDVSAYDDDQQTAAVLVKGSIELTANQKSLFNTKNKKLTPGTMAVYNAATDDLQTAGVDVEPYISWKEGYLIFKKAPLRDILKKLSRYYKADISLGSAEAKHVTFSGTLDLQDDLAMVLDVISVSTSLKYQQTERRFIFR; encoded by the coding sequence ATGAAAAGAAGATTACGAAAGCACGAGGATTTGCACGAATCTGAATCAGCCGGACTGACGGAAGACGAGCAAAAAATTCTTGCTAATACAAAGATTTTGATGCATTCCCTGCGGGAGGAAGCATTGCCTGTTGCCGAAAAAGAAGCATTGCGAATGCGCGTTCAGGAAACAATCGCACAAAAAAGCGAGCGGCCCGTCCGCAGCATATGGCTGGCCGTTGCAGCATCTCTGGCCTTATTAATGGTCGTAGGCGCAGGTTTCCTGCTCATGCAAAAAAATAAAGGATCGGCGATGGAAGAAGTGGCTTCCAAAATCCAGGCTGACACAGAAGAAACGCGCTTGCAGCTCGCGGACAAGCGGATTATTCATCTTTCCGAACAGAATTCAGACCTGATCTATGAGCAAAACGGTTCTCGTATCCAGATCGACTCGTCGTCCGTGGTGGAACAGCAAGTGGCTGAATCCGAAGAAGAATTCAACACATTAACGGTCCCTTACGGTAAAAGGTCGACCATTACGCTCATCGACGGCACCAAGATCTGGCTCAATTCCGGTTCACGCCTCGTTTATCCAGCTCAATTTGACGGCGACACAAGGGAGGTTTACCTTGAAGGTCAGGCCTATTTTTCCGTTTCGCACGCAGCCGAAAGACCATTTTATGTGCATACCAAAAACATCAAAGTACAGGTTCTCGGAACCGAGTTTGACGTGAGCGCTTATGACGACGACCAACAGACCGCAGCCGTGCTCGTCAAAGGAAGCATTGAGCTGACGGCCAATCAAAAATCTTTATTCAACACGAAAAACAAGAAGCTCACACCCGGGACGATGGCTGTTTACAATGCAGCAACGGATGATCTGCAAACGGCGGGCGTGGACGTAGAACCTTACATTTCCTGGAAAGAGGGCTATCTGATTTTCAAAAAGGCACCGCTTAGGGACATCCTCAAAAAGCTTTCGCGCTATTATAAGGCCGATATTTCGCTGGGCAGCGCAGAGGCAAAGCACGTTACATTCTCCGGAACACTGGATTTGCAGGATGATCTGGCCATGGTTCTGGACGTTATATCCGTATCGACATCACTTAAATATCAGCAAACAGAAAGGAGGTTTATATTCAGGTAA
- a CDS encoding RNA polymerase sigma factor yields MTDIDPGNDLWERFISGSSSAFSELYDAYTDVLYKFGMRYSADSDLVKDCIHDLFIDLHSYRGSLAKEVNVKFYLLKSFRRKLHAAHRKSSLLNFNSWQAEETFGINAFAFSAEHEIIVDEKQREMLDHLALEINQLPERQREILYLRFNQDLDYEEIASMMQISVPTCRTFIYRALKQLRGKLEFSSIALFLYWV; encoded by the coding sequence ATGACAGACATTGATCCGGGAAATGACCTTTGGGAGCGATTTATTTCCGGGAGTTCTTCGGCATTCAGCGAGCTTTACGATGCCTATACAGACGTTCTGTATAAGTTCGGAATGCGATATTCGGCTGACAGTGATCTTGTTAAAGATTGTATCCACGATCTTTTTATAGACCTGCACAGCTATCGCGGAAGTCTGGCGAAGGAGGTTAATGTTAAATTTTATTTACTAAAATCATTTCGAAGAAAACTGCACGCCGCGCACCGGAAATCAAGCTTGCTGAACTTCAACAGCTGGCAGGCAGAGGAAACGTTCGGCATTAATGCATTTGCATTCAGTGCTGAACATGAGATCATTGTGGATGAAAAACAGCGTGAAATGCTGGATCATCTGGCGTTGGAAATTAATCAACTCCCTGAGCGGCAACGGGAAATCCTGTATTTACGCTTCAATCAGGACCTGGATTATGAGGAGATTGCTTCCATGATGCAAATTTCAGTTCCTACCTGCCGGACCTTCATTTACCGGGCGCTCAAACAACTTCGCGGCAAGCTGGAATTCAGCTCCATTGCCCTGTTTTTGTACTGGGTATAA
- a CDS encoding TonB-dependent receptor produces MKLTILLLWIGMMGVHATGYSQKSRMDVAIRNGNLGGLFKLIQEKTDYRIFYKDGLFSENGEGNLNLNLKNETVPAILTRALKGTDLTFKIIGKQIAVFKKDEESKSAAIKSLPAPEAPVANVIREITGTIQDMKGGPLPGATVIVKGTDKGTSTDATGKFSIEAEQGDVLVISFIGYLGKELVVGTQTAVNIQLEEDLGGLEEVVIVGFGSQRKATITGSIATITTEDLKQSPTASITNALAGRLPGLFANQFGGGEPGVDRSDIFIRGTATYGNQAPIVIIDGLERSMDYLAPSEIETFTILKDASATAPYGVRGANGVILITTKRGKVQDKATVNFKGSVGVNQPVKFPTYLGSADYAMLYNEARRNDSPDADPSTLNLFSESAITNFRKAKGDNSDGLGYNWNYFDYAFKPGVQHDYSLSISGGSVRARYFVLANYFQQDGNYKHTNMGPNNTQAVFKRYNFRSNIDIDITDNFFARLDIGARITDRNAPGTSAARIVEMANTQPSYLPITLEPNGNPANRVFEANNPLGMLYGDQIYRFNILGELSRTGFLNDKNTYLNGSFSLGHKLDFITKGLSIDGVFSYDASDGAWIRRDVTTYSEGYREYPGYATFVPEQGSDIYREPGIYTGAYKSGNKYDIDQTIRNQFDNKDNENRSYVQAKLDYLRNFGMHDVTGMVLVNRSKRIINNQVPFSYQGITARATYGYDDRYLFEFNAAYNGSENFAKGKRYGFFPSVSAGWVLSKEQFMSSTQNWLNSFKIRGSYGLVGSDRVPNDRRFIYLQYFSGREHDYNFGTDNFGSGAGGYLYEGDLANPDLTWEKARKANIGIDATFLKHLTVTLDLFHEHRYDIITDMGGGDKLGFPDIVGKDAPYINSGIVNNRGFDLEVGWSGSIGKDATYFIRPNLSFARNNIVFMNEIPYAMSGRANTGKRIGEHFNYAFDHFVRNQGEANELNAMNSGGGYQSWGTLRPGDVVYKDLNGDGKIDDLGDRTAMGNPRNPEIMFGLPVGAKYKGFDFSMLFQGAARASVQLSGAAVYDFPLFNQDKYGKVKPMHLDRWTPETAETATYPALHFGDHSNNKNGNSSLFLYNSKYIRLKTIELGYNLPKAAINKIGIEQVRFYAQGLNLMTWDGLKKVDMDPETREGTGDWYPIQKVLNFGVDLTF; encoded by the coding sequence ATGAAGCTGACGATTCTACTACTATGGATCGGAATGATGGGCGTTCATGCAACAGGCTATTCGCAGAAAAGCAGGATGGATGTAGCGATCCGGAACGGCAATCTGGGCGGGTTATTTAAGCTGATTCAGGAAAAAACCGATTACCGGATTTTTTATAAGGACGGCCTTTTTTCGGAAAACGGCGAAGGGAATCTCAATCTTAACCTAAAAAACGAAACCGTTCCCGCCATTCTGACACGGGCGCTGAAAGGCACTGATCTGACATTTAAAATTATTGGAAAACAAATTGCCGTTTTCAAAAAGGATGAAGAATCAAAATCTGCCGCCATTAAATCATTGCCTGCACCCGAGGCACCGGTAGCAAATGTGATCCGCGAAATCACGGGAACAATCCAGGATATGAAGGGCGGGCCGTTGCCGGGAGCAACCGTGATCGTCAAAGGAACTGATAAGGGCACGTCTACGGATGCCACGGGCAAGTTCAGCATTGAAGCGGAGCAGGGGGATGTGCTGGTGATTTCCTTTATCGGTTATTTGGGCAAGGAACTGGTTGTCGGCACCCAAACGGCTGTGAATATCCAGCTGGAAGAGGACCTGGGCGGACTGGAAGAAGTTGTGATCGTAGGTTTTGGCTCTCAGCGAAAAGCCACCATTACGGGTTCCATTGCCACCATTACCACAGAAGATTTAAAACAAAGCCCGACAGCGAGCATTACCAATGCATTGGCGGGACGGCTTCCGGGACTTTTTGCCAACCAGTTTGGCGGCGGTGAGCCGGGTGTGGACAGGAGTGATATTTTTATCCGCGGCACAGCCACTTACGGAAATCAAGCCCCGATTGTGATTATCGACGGTCTGGAAAGAAGCATGGATTATCTGGCACCATCGGAAATTGAAACATTTACAATTCTCAAAGATGCCTCAGCAACAGCTCCTTACGGGGTTAGGGGAGCCAATGGTGTGATTCTGATCACAACAAAAAGAGGAAAAGTGCAGGATAAAGCGACCGTCAATTTTAAAGGCTCGGTCGGAGTCAACCAGCCTGTAAAATTCCCGACTTACCTGGGATCGGCGGATTATGCCATGTTATACAACGAAGCCCGCCGGAACGACAGCCCGGATGCGGACCCGTCGACATTGAATCTGTTTTCAGAATCCGCCATTACGAATTTCCGGAAAGCGAAAGGTGACAACTCGGATGGATTAGGGTATAACTGGAATTATTTCGATTACGCATTCAAGCCAGGGGTGCAGCATGATTATAGTTTGTCTATTAGCGGTGGATCAGTAAGGGCCAGATATTTCGTTCTGGCCAATTACTTTCAGCAGGATGGAAACTACAAGCACACGAATATGGGCCCGAACAACACCCAGGCCGTTTTTAAGCGCTATAATTTCCGTTCTAATATTGATATAGACATTACAGATAACTTTTTTGCCAGACTGGACATTGGTGCCCGGATCACAGACCGCAATGCGCCGGGAACATCGGCAGCAAGGATCGTGGAAATGGCCAACACGCAGCCTTCTTATCTGCCCATCACATTAGAACCAAATGGAAACCCTGCGAACCGGGTTTTTGAAGCTAATAATCCGCTTGGAATGCTGTATGGTGATCAGATTTACAGGTTTAACATTCTCGGTGAGCTGAGTCGCACCGGGTTTTTGAATGATAAAAACACCTATCTCAACGGCTCGTTTTCGTTGGGGCATAAGCTGGATTTCATAACAAAAGGCTTATCCATTGACGGCGTTTTCTCATATGATGCGTCCGACGGAGCCTGGATCCGTCGCGATGTGACAACCTATTCCGAAGGTTACCGCGAATATCCGGGTTATGCAACATTTGTTCCGGAGCAGGGAAGTGATATTTACAGGGAACCAGGGATCTATACGGGTGCATACAAGTCGGGAAACAAGTATGACATTGACCAGACGATCCGCAACCAGTTCGACAATAAGGACAACGAAAACCGCTCTTATGTCCAGGCTAAGCTGGATTACCTGCGCAATTTCGGCATGCATGATGTCACGGGAATGGTGCTCGTAAACCGCTCCAAACGGATCATTAATAACCAGGTGCCGTTTAGTTACCAGGGCATTACGGCCAGGGCCACTTATGGCTATGACGATCGCTATCTTTTCGAGTTCAATGCGGCGTATAATGGCTCCGAAAACTTTGCAAAAGGGAAACGTTACGGATTTTTCCCTTCTGTTTCGGCAGGCTGGGTGCTCTCCAAAGAACAGTTTATGAGCAGCACGCAAAACTGGCTGAATTCCTTTAAGATCAGAGGCTCCTATGGCTTGGTTGGGAGTGACCGTGTTCCGAATGACCGCCGGTTTATTTATCTGCAATATTTTAGCGGTCGAGAGCATGATTACAATTTTGGAACGGACAATTTCGGTTCAGGAGCAGGGGGTTACCTCTACGAAGGCGACCTGGCCAATCCAGACCTGACCTGGGAAAAAGCCAGAAAAGCCAACATTGGTATTGATGCAACATTCCTGAAACACCTTACGGTTACACTGGACCTGTTTCACGAGCATCGCTACGACATTATCACAGACATGGGTGGCGGCGATAAGCTTGGCTTCCCGGACATAGTGGGAAAGGATGCGCCTTACATTAACTCAGGGATTGTCAATAACCGCGGTTTTGACCTGGAAGTAGGCTGGTCTGGCAGCATTGGGAAGGATGCCACGTATTTTATTCGTCCCAATCTCTCCTTCGCGCGCAACAACATTGTGTTTATGAATGAAATCCCTTACGCAATGTCCGGCAGGGCTAACACCGGGAAACGCATCGGCGAACATTTCAATTATGCCTTTGACCATTTCGTGAGAAACCAGGGAGAGGCTAATGAGCTGAATGCAATGAACTCTGGTGGTGGTTACCAGTCGTGGGGAACATTGCGTCCCGGCGATGTCGTGTATAAGGATTTGAATGGGGACGGGAAAATCGACGATCTCGGCGACCGCACGGCTATGGGCAATCCGCGAAATCCTGAAATTATGTTTGGATTGCCGGTAGGGGCCAAATACAAAGGTTTTGATTTCAGTATGCTGTTCCAGGGTGCTGCGCGTGCTTCTGTGCAGTTGTCGGGTGCGGCTGTTTACGATTTCCCTTTGTTTAACCAGGATAAATATGGAAAAGTGAAACCCATGCATCTGGATCGCTGGACACCGGAAACGGCGGAAACAGCGACCTATCCCGCATTGCATTTCGGCGACCATAGCAATAACAAGAATGGTAACAGCAGCTTGTTTTTATATAATTCCAAATACATCCGGCTCAAAACCATTGAGCTGGGCTACAATTTGCCAAAAGCCGCCATTAACAAAATCGGTATCGAGCAAGTTCGGTTTTATGCGCAGGGCCTGAACCTGATGACTTGGGACGGGCTGAAAAAAGTAGATATGGACCCGGAAACAAGGGAAGGGACGGGCGACTGGTATCCGATCCAGAAGGTTTTGAATTTTGGCGTTGATTTAACATTCTGA
- a CDS encoding isopenicillin N synthase family dioxygenase gives MEPALLNQVPSLDLADFTSGNAEQKKQFVADLGEAFNNIGFVAIKNHGLSDSLRNELYETVKAFFSLPDEVKKKYEFAELFGQRGYIGKGKETAKGFKVADLKEFYHIGQPDPIGSMPSNVFPAELPEFEKHTLAVYRTFENAGKMLLRAIAIYLNLPEDYFEDKVRNGDSLLRALHYFPIPNPELVPEGAVRAAAHGDINLITLLMGASAEGLEVLRRDGEWIPITALPDQIVVNVGDMLDRLTNHKLKSTIHRVVNPPREKMGTSRYSIPFFMHPRADMDLTSLDSCVSQEFPKLYTNMTAGEFLDERLRELGLKK, from the coding sequence ATGGAACCAGCATTATTAAATCAAGTCCCATCGCTGGATTTGGCCGATTTTACCTCAGGAAATGCCGAACAGAAAAAGCAGTTTGTAGCAGACCTGGGTGAAGCGTTCAACAACATTGGATTTGTAGCAATAAAAAACCACGGACTCAGCGACTCCCTGCGGAATGAACTTTACGAAACCGTGAAGGCTTTCTTCTCGCTTCCTGATGAAGTCAAGAAAAAATATGAGTTTGCCGAGCTCTTCGGTCAGCGCGGATATATAGGAAAAGGAAAAGAGACTGCTAAGGGTTTCAAAGTGGCCGATCTGAAAGAATTTTACCACATTGGCCAGCCCGATCCCATTGGCAGCATGCCTTCCAACGTTTTTCCTGCCGAACTCCCTGAATTTGAAAAACATACATTAGCAGTTTACCGGACATTTGAGAATGCGGGGAAAATGCTGCTGCGCGCCATCGCTATTTATCTCAATCTGCCTGAGGATTATTTTGAAGACAAGGTCAGAAATGGCGACAGCCTGCTGCGGGCCTTACATTATTTCCCAATTCCAAATCCCGAACTCGTGCCCGAAGGAGCCGTGCGTGCTGCGGCTCACGGCGACATTAACCTCATTACATTACTAATGGGCGCCAGCGCAGAAGGCCTGGAAGTGCTTCGCCGCGACGGAGAATGGATTCCCATCACCGCCCTTCCGGATCAGATCGTGGTCAATGTGGGTGATATGCTGGACAGGCTTACCAATCATAAATTGAAATCGACCATTCACCGGGTCGTGAATCCGCCACGTGAGAAAATGGGCACTTCGCGTTATTCAATCCCGTTTTTTATGCATCCTCGGGCCGATATGGATCTCACAAGTCTGGATAGTTGTGTTTCGCAGGAATTCCCTAAACTGTATACCAATATGACAGCGGGTGAATTTTTGGATGAACGATTGAGAGAACTGGGTTTAAAAAAATAA